ACCTTCAGCGAGCTGTATCGGCTGATTACTTCGGGTGATACCTTGTTTACTCCCAGCACACCCTTGCCAAATTCCTCATACGCGCGGATCAACTGGCCGCATGCTGGGTCTTCTCCAATAATGACGTCGTCGCCGTAGAGTACGGCAAACGGCTCATTTCCAATAAAGGAGCGCGCGCAGTTTACTGCGTGGCCGAGCCCGCGAGTTTCCTTCTGGCGTATAAAGTGAATATTGGCCAAGTGGGAGATCTCCACAATACTGTTGAGGAGAGACTCTTTGTCCGCACCGCCCTGCGCGAGATGAGCTTCCAGCTCCGGGGCACGGTCAAAATGATCTTCAATCAACCCTTTGCCGCGATTGGTAATAATCAAAATATCAGTAATGCCGGAATGAACGGCTTCTTCAACAATATACTGAATCGCCGGTTTGTCCACAATAGGGAGCATTTCCTTCGGCATAGATTTTGTGACAGGAAGAACACGCGTGCCAAGTCCCGCAGCGGGAATGACAGCTTTTGTTATTTTCACAGAATTCCCTCCTACCGGTAATCATAATTTTATGAAAAGAAATTTGGGAGATAAATAATAATAGAATAGCAGATCAGCAGGCATAAGGCCAGCGAAACATTCACGCCTCCGTTTTCCTGTAGCGCTTTGTCATACTCAGCCGTCACGGGGTATTCCGTTTTCAGCCTGTGGATATTCTCCACGCAGTGCCGGTAATACAGGCGGTTTCCGGCAAAGCCGCAGTACATCATAATTCCAGCCTGAATCAGAAGCGTAAAAAGAGGGGTGAACAGTAGAAAAATACTGCCCGGGTCAAGCTGATATACCAGCTCAGTCACTTTCATCAGCTCTTCATAAGAAGGATATACGCTGGTGCTGATTCCTGCCTGCTCATACAGATTGATCAAAAGGGGAGAGGAGTAGTTTAAGGATACAAACGTGCTGATCACAAACAATGCGGCCATCCACGCGGTCAGGATCGTACCGATCCGGTACATTTTGCGGTACAGCATCCACCCGCCTGAAAATAGAAAGGCCGAAAAGCTGAAATGCCCATGGTTTGTCCTCTTCTTGTGAAAAAAGACAGAGAGAAAATAAGAGGAATTATTTTGAACGTATTTTGCGATTTCCCCTGCGGTGATGTCGTCCTCAATCGGTTCGTCGGCCCGGATGGTGATGGGTGAGAATGGGTTCGGCGCACTCTGGTACGGCGAATCGTCCTGCGTGGGGTCAATGGGTGCGTTCGGCAAAGCCGGACTGCCTGGATTCTGGTACCCTGAATTCTGGTACGGATTCTGGTAGCCGGGCGGATCATTCCGCAAGGGCTCCTGTCCCGAATGCGGAGCCGCTCCCTGACGGTTCAGAGAAGAACCGCACCGGCTGCAGAATAAGGCGTCCGATGGGTTGTTTCTGCCGCAGGCCGGGCAGACAATCTCCGGGTCCTGCTTGTGGGCAGTGGAGTCCTCCGCGGGAGGAGTCCAGTGCGTTCCGGTGTGGTGCGTATCTGAAAACAGGCATTTGCCCTCTTTTTCATAGCAGTGCCGATGGTAAGGCGCCCCACAGTCCGGGCAGACAACAATGTCATCGTCCTCCTGAAAGGGAATGCCGCAGACCGGGCATTTGATGCCAGTATACTTCATGCTTGAAAGCCTCCTGTAATACATCGCCAATGGTCCAAAGCCCGGCGATTAGGATCTGAATCCTTAATACAATTATTGTACCTAATTCTGAAGCAAACTGCAATCATTTCTTGCATAAGTTTTCAGTACGTTCACAGACTCTCAAGGGGAGAAGAGATGGTTTTTCTTTACATTTGAACAAAAATAACTTATAATATTTTATTATTGTGCAGAAACAAAACTTTGATTTATGATAGAAGGATGGTACGGATGCTGCAATTTGAGGAATTAAAGCTGGCACTGGAAAAACTCAGGCCAGACATTAACGATTTAGCGGATGCGCTGGGGCTGCAGAGCATGAAGGAAGAGATTTCGCAGTTGGATGAGCGGGCCGCGATGCCGGGCTTTTGGGACGACATGGAGCGTTCCCAAAAAATTCTTCAGCGCTCCAGCATGCTGAAGAATAAAATCGCGACTTACGAAAAGCTGTGTTCTTCGCTGGAGGATGCTCTGGCTTTGGTCGAACTGGCAAATGAGGAAGAGGATCTCTCCCTGCTGCCGGAAGCTCAGCAGGAATATCAGAAAATACAGTCCGATCTGGAAGCAATTCGTCTGACTACCCTGCTCAAGGGCGAATACGACGCTAAAAACGCAATTTTAACCTTTCACGCGGGAGCGGGTGGAACAGAAGCGCAGGATTGGGCCTCCATGCTGTTCCGCATGTACGGCCGCTGGGCAGAGCGCCACGGCTTTCAGGTTAAAACGCTGGACTATCTGGATGGAGAAGAGGCCGGCCTGAAAAGTGCCTCGATTCTGATTGAAGGTGTAAATGCATACGGCTTTTTAAAAAGTGAAGCGGGCGTTCACCGGCTGGTGCGCGTATCTCCCTTTGATGCGTCGGGCCGCCGTCACACTTCGTTTGCTTCGCTTGAGGTCATGCCTGAAATCGACAGCGATACCTCTGTGGAGATCAGCCCGGATGATATTGAAATGCAGGTGTACCGCGCAAGCGGCGCGGGAGGACAGAAGGTTAACAAAACCTCTTCTGCCGTCCGTCTGACGCATAAGCCCACCGGCATTGTTGTTTCCTGCCAGGTAGAGCGCAGCCAGTATCAAAACCGCGATGTCGCGATGAAAATGCTGATTTCAAAGCTCGTCGAGATCAAAGAGCGCGAGCATTTGGAAAAGATTGAGGATATTAAGGGCGATCAGAAGGAAATTGCCTGGGGCAGCCAGATCCGCTCTTATGTTTTTATGCCCTACACGATGGCCAAGGATCACCGCACCGGCTTCGAAATGGGTAATATCTCTGCCGTTATGGACGGCGATCTGGATGGTTTTATCAACGCATATCTCAAGGCGCAGAATCTTGGCACATTGGGAGATAACATCGAGTAAACAGGGGGCCGTGTCTTGTCTTTTGTGAAATCTAAGATGAATTCCCTGAAGAAGAATCGGTTTTTAAAAAACGTAGCAGTCCTTACCGGCGGCACAGCCGTGGCACAGGTACTGCTGCCGTTTCTCTTCATGCCAATTTTGGGCCGCCTTTACGAGCCTGAGGTACGGGGAATTTATGGGGTATATGTAGTAATTACCAATATCACGCAGCAGATCGCCTGCTTTCGTTATGATTACGCCATCGTGGTTGCGGATAATGACGAGGAAGCAGGCGGTGCCTTTGTTCTCAGTGCTTTTCTTGCAGTACTGTTTTCCGCGGCACTCAGCCTGTTGATGTGGCCGATTATTCCGCCGTTGGCGCAGCGCTTTAACCTGACGGGCGGCGCTGAAAATACTTTATGGATGGTACCGCTGACTACTTTGATCTGCGGCCTGACGACTGCGCTGAACTACTTTAATGTAAGGCATGAAAAGTATAAGGTTATTTCGGCTTCAAACATCATCCGTGTATCGGTTATGCTGATAACGCAGATCGTTCTGGGGTATCTCGGTGCGAGTTACTGGGGAATGATTGTCGGCCAGTTCCTTTCCTATTTCTTCGGTAACTTCCGCATGATGATGACGCTCAAGGGGCGGATTCACCGCTACATGCTGAATCTGGAGTTTTTAAAGCGTGTTGCGCGCAAGAATGCGGCGTTCCCAAAATTTATGCTGCCCAGTGCGATAGTCAACAGCTTTTCGCAAAGCATGATGGGACTGTTTATTCCGATGCAGTATGGCAATATTATGAACGGCTATTACAGCCAAATTAATACGCTGCTGGGCCAGCCGCTGGTGCTTGTTTCCAACGCTGTGTCGCAGGTGTTCCTGCGCGGCGCTTCTGAGGACAGGCATAATGGCGAAAAGCTCAGCAAAACCTTTGCGACGGTAACCAAATGGCTGACGATTCTATCCATTTTCCCGTTTGGCATTCTGCTGTTGTGGGGTGATCCCATCATCCCGTGGTTCCTTGGCCCTAAATGGGCGCCGGTGCCAGATTATCTGAAATATCTGATTCCGTTGTTTATGGTGCGCTTCATTGTTAATCCGGTGACGAACAGTGCGATTGCGCTGGGACGGCAGAAGGCGGTTATGGTTTGGCAGTTCTTCCTGCTCTTTACCGTTTCGGTTCCGTCATTGCTGACTCTTGTAATACCGATGACCTTTGAGCAGTATTTGCTGGCTGCGTCACTGCCGATGGCGGGCGCTTATCTGATTTTTTACCGCTTCTGCCAGACAATTGTCAGAAACGCAAAATAAGTGAAAAGTGGAGAGGTAACTGAAATGCAACAAAAACAGAGCAAGCTGCGCCTAAAAGAGCGCGGCAGACAGATGACAAGCTATATGAAAAGCAACAAGCCCTTCTCCTACACGCTGGCCTTGCTGTTGGTTTCTTTGTTTTTTCTGGGAATTAACACCTACCAGAACGTTTACAACGTTTTGATGAATGACGACGTAATCAACGAGGATGCTGTTAAGATTGAATTTCACGATAAAAACCTGGAGCACGAGGTACGCAACCTGCTCGAGCGCCCCACGGACGATATTTACGATGTGGATGTAGAGAAGATCAGCATTCTGACGATTCAAAATGTTCCGGTAAAGGATATTGAGGATCTGAAATATTTTAAGGGCCTTTCCAAGTTGACCATTTCCTCCGGTAAGATTACCGATGTCAGCGCTTTGCAGGACATCCCCTATTTGAAGGAGATCGATCTCTCCAATAACCAGATTGCAGATGTCACTCCCCTCGGGAAAATCCAGACTTTACAGCGGCTGACTCTGGCCGGCAACTATATTCGCAATATGTCTCCGCTGTACACGCTGAAAAATCTGACTGAGCTGAATTTGTCCGGCAACTCGATCACCGGTGTTACTGCGGATATCACAAAGCTGACGAATCTGAAGAGCCTGAATTTGTCGCGTAACCGCATTGTTGACAACAGCGTTTTTTCGGGAATGTCGCAGCTGAATATTCTGAACCTTACCTCGAACCGCCTGATGGTGGCCAAGCCCTTGACCGGAATGGACGAGCTGTATGAATATTCCCTCGAGAGCAACTCCCTGACCACGATCGGCGATCTGGGCGAACTTCCTGTGTTGGAAAAGCTCAGTGTGGCGTCCAACTGCCTCACGGACATCAGCTTTGCCTCGAAATATCCCTGGCTGCTGGAGCTGACAATCAGCCTGAACAACATTTCTTCCCTGGAGCCGCTGAAAAGCAATACCGAGCTTCAGGTTCTGAAAATGCAGTACACCGATATTAAGGATGTTTCCGTGTTGGAAAAGCTGCCGCAATTCAACTCCATTTTCTTGGATCCAGAGTTTGACCGTTCGAAGATCCGCTTTTTGCAGGGTCGTTTCCGCAATGGCGATCTAATCACCAAACAGTACCTGCTGAACGAAAAATATGGCTTTGAGGAGACCGACGAATGATCTGGAAAGAGCTTATCGTTGTCCTTGGCCTTGCGATTTCGCTGATCTTATTTCAAAAGGCATCGGCAACGCTGAATATTGGAAAAATCAATTTGATTTCTTATACGATGTACCTGTTTTTATTGCAGACGTATATCGGTGCAGCAATGGTGTATTTGGGGGACCGTAATCATTATACGATGAAGTATATTACGGTCAGCGACAGCTTTGACCTGATGTTTTACAGCGTTCTGCTTTCGGCGATTCTATTCCCCTTAACCATCATCGCATTGTATCAGTGCTTTCATATCGACATCAAACAGCGCTATAAGAGTTATTTGAAAAAGTCGGTTGAGGTAAAGCATGAGAGACTGGCCTTTTATGTGATTTCTGCGATTGGCTTTCTCTGCTGTGTGCTGCTGCTGATTTATATCATTAAAATCGGGTATTTCCCCTTGCTGCGCTTGGTGCGTACTCCCGCCGGTTTTGAATTCGGTGTGGAGCGCCAGCGGATTTCACAGATTATTATCATTAACAGCTACGTCAAAAATCTTTTGCTGGGACTTTTTCTGCCGCTGCTATCGTATATTGCTTTTGCCTATGCGGTGGTACTCAAAAAATTCTGGTGGTGGGCCCTTACCGCTGTTCTGGTGGGTTCGGCCATCGTGTCCGCAACGATTAATTTTGAAAAATCTCCGGTGCTGTTCTATCTGTTTGTGCTGCTTTTGATTCTTATGTATGAGCGCGGCGGCATCTCCCGCAGGGTGGTGTTCGGTTTTGGCGCGGCCATGGCTCTGTTTATCGTATTTATTTACGGGCGGATGGGATACAGCTTTACCTCCGGCGACAGCAACTTTTATAATGGCCCGATCGGCCGCACGTTGTTTACTCAGGTGGGCACACTGACCATGCATTTTGATCTGTTCCCGACAATTTTCCCATTTTTGGGTGGCCGCAGCCTGTCTCCCACGGCGATGCACCTTCTGGGCATCGAGGGCGGCCATGTGCGCTCCGCCAAGCTGGTTATGGATTTTTATGGTTCGGAGAAGGTGTACGATGGAACCGGCGGCGTAATGAATGCCTTTTATATCGGCGAAGCCTATGCAAACTTTGGATTCTGGGGAATGGTTCTCTCCGTCGTGTATATGGGCTTATTACTAGGGCTTCTGTTTTATGTGTTTACCCGTCTGCGCAAAACCCCGTATCAGCTGGCGCTCACCGCTATGCTGACCAGCCGTCTGGCTCTGGCTACACAGGGCGGATTCGTAGACTTCCTTTATAACTTTCAGGTCTATGTACTGTTGTTCTTCCTGGTGGCCGGACATTTTGCACCATGGATTTGGGAACGCCTGTCGCCCCGTGCGCCGGCGGGCTTACTCAAGCTGATGGATCAGCTGGACGGAAAAGAAAAGAAAGTGGCGGGAAAATCATGACGATTTTATATTTGACTTATATTGATTTTGGGGATTTTCAGTCCGGCTCGTCCGTTCGTCCGCAGATGATGTATGAGGCATTTCTGTCCCTTGGCTGTGAGGTGAAGCTCCTGCAGGCGCAGCAAAATCGCCGCGAACAGCGCCGCCATGTGGTGGAAGAGATGAACCTCTGGCTCGACACACACCGCCCCGATTTCTGCTATGTGGAAAGCCCCTCCGGCCCGATCTTTCATGGCTTCGACCGGAAGTTGATCCGCCGGGTGCACCGGATGGGGATTCCAGTGGGGTATTTTTACCGGGATGCCGCCTTCCGCTTTGACGAGGTATTTCTCTCTGGCAGAAAGAGCCTCAAGCAGCATGTTATTGCGTGGATGTCGGAACGCGATGTTCGTTTTCTGAAAAAGAATACCGACCTTGTTTATCTGCCGACAGAAAGCATGGCGCAGTATTTTAATTTTCCGCACGTTGCGTTTCTGCCGCCGGCCTGCATGGGTGCCCGCAGTAATAAGCTGGGGAAGCTGCCGGGTAAGCGCAGCATCTATGTGGGTGGAGTCTCTAAACGCTACGGTACGGATACGCTGTTGAAGGCTTTTGACCTGCTCAATGGAGAAGGGGATGAGTTTCCCCTCACGCTGGTCTGCCGGCCGCAGGGGGTCGCTTATATCGGGGAGCAATACAGGGGTAAGCCTTGGCTGAATTTGGTACATGCTTCCGGTGCGAAGGAATTGGCCCCGCTATACGAGCAGGCGGATCTGGCTCTTTACCCCATTGAAAAGAATGCGTATAATGATTTTGCGTTTTCCGTCAAGCTGATGGAATATTTGGAATACGGTCTGCCGATGGTTGCGGTGAACTGTACGGAAACAGAAAAATTTATTCAGAAATATTCGCTGGGGTTGGTGTGTGAAAACATCCCCGCGGATTTTGCGGAGAAAGTATCGGAACTGCTCAGAGATACCGAGCTGTATGCCCGTTGCGCGAAAAACGCCGCGGAGGCGGTGCAGGGCAATCTCTGGACAGACCGGGCGAAAACCGTCCTTGCAGATTTGGGCGGCAGTCAGGGGGAGAAGCAGGCATG
Above is a window of Faecalispora anaeroviscerum DNA encoding:
- a CDS encoding leucine-rich repeat domain-containing protein, coding for MQQKQSKLRLKERGRQMTSYMKSNKPFSYTLALLLVSLFFLGINTYQNVYNVLMNDDVINEDAVKIEFHDKNLEHEVRNLLERPTDDIYDVDVEKISILTIQNVPVKDIEDLKYFKGLSKLTISSGKITDVSALQDIPYLKEIDLSNNQIADVTPLGKIQTLQRLTLAGNYIRNMSPLYTLKNLTELNLSGNSITGVTADITKLTNLKSLNLSRNRIVDNSVFSGMSQLNILNLTSNRLMVAKPLTGMDELYEYSLESNSLTTIGDLGELPVLEKLSVASNCLTDISFASKYPWLLELTISLNNISSLEPLKSNTELQVLKMQYTDIKDVSVLEKLPQFNSIFLDPEFDRSKIRFLQGRFRNGDLITKQYLLNEKYGFEETDE
- a CDS encoding glycosyltransferase family 4 protein, with amino-acid sequence MTILYLTYIDFGDFQSGSSVRPQMMYEAFLSLGCEVKLLQAQQNRREQRRHVVEEMNLWLDTHRPDFCYVESPSGPIFHGFDRKLIRRVHRMGIPVGYFYRDAAFRFDEVFLSGRKSLKQHVIAWMSERDVRFLKKNTDLVYLPTESMAQYFNFPHVAFLPPACMGARSNKLGKLPGKRSIYVGGVSKRYGTDTLLKAFDLLNGEGDEFPLTLVCRPQGVAYIGEQYRGKPWLNLVHASGAKELAPLYEQADLALYPIEKNAYNDFAFSVKLMEYLEYGLPMVAVNCTETEKFIQKYSLGLVCENIPADFAEKVSELLRDTELYARCAKNAAEAVQGNLWTDRAKTVLADLGGSQGEKQA
- a CDS encoding UTP--glucose-1-phosphate uridylyltransferase; translated protein: MKITKAVIPAAGLGTRVLPVTKSMPKEMLPIVDKPAIQYIVEEAVHSGITDILIITNRGKGLIEDHFDRAPELEAHLAQGGADKESLLNSIVEISHLANIHFIRQKETRGLGHAVNCARSFIGNEPFAVLYGDDVIIGEDPACGQLIRAYEEFGKGVLGVNKVSPEVISRYSSLKVEPVRDRLFRCTDMIEKPSPDKVFSYYSILGRCVLPPEIFDILDQTQPGSGGEIQLTDAMRVLARTQGMTAVEFTGKRYDMGNKLGILQATVEVALKHPEVGDGFRAYLKEIANTL
- a CDS encoding RING finger protein, translating into MKYTGIKCPVCGIPFQEDDDIVVCPDCGAPYHRHCYEKEGKCLFSDTHHTGTHWTPPAEDSTAHKQDPEIVCPACGRNNPSDALFCSRCGSSLNRQGAAPHSGQEPLRNDPPGYQNPYQNSGYQNPGSPALPNAPIDPTQDDSPYQSAPNPFSPITIRADEPIEDDITAGEIAKYVQNNSSYFLSVFFHKKRTNHGHFSFSAFLFSGGWMLYRKMYRIGTILTAWMAALFVISTFVSLNYSSPLLINLYEQAGISTSVYPSYEELMKVTELVYQLDPGSIFLLFTPLFTLLIQAGIMMYCGFAGNRLYYRHCVENIHRLKTEYPVTAEYDKALQENGGVNVSLALCLLICYSIIIYLPNFFS
- the prfB gene encoding peptide chain release factor 2; protein product: MLQFEELKLALEKLRPDINDLADALGLQSMKEEISQLDERAAMPGFWDDMERSQKILQRSSMLKNKIATYEKLCSSLEDALALVELANEEEDLSLLPEAQQEYQKIQSDLEAIRLTTLLKGEYDAKNAILTFHAGAGGTEAQDWASMLFRMYGRWAERHGFQVKTLDYLDGEEAGLKSASILIEGVNAYGFLKSEAGVHRLVRVSPFDASGRRHTSFASLEVMPEIDSDTSVEISPDDIEMQVYRASGAGGQKVNKTSSAVRLTHKPTGIVVSCQVERSQYQNRDVAMKMLISKLVEIKEREHLEKIEDIKGDQKEIAWGSQIRSYVFMPYTMAKDHRTGFEMGNISAVMDGDLDGFINAYLKAQNLGTLGDNIE
- a CDS encoding lipopolysaccharide biosynthesis protein encodes the protein MKSKMNSLKKNRFLKNVAVLTGGTAVAQVLLPFLFMPILGRLYEPEVRGIYGVYVVITNITQQIACFRYDYAIVVADNDEEAGGAFVLSAFLAVLFSAALSLLMWPIIPPLAQRFNLTGGAENTLWMVPLTTLICGLTTALNYFNVRHEKYKVISASNIIRVSVMLITQIVLGYLGASYWGMIVGQFLSYFFGNFRMMMTLKGRIHRYMLNLEFLKRVARKNAAFPKFMLPSAIVNSFSQSMMGLFIPMQYGNIMNGYYSQINTLLGQPLVLVSNAVSQVFLRGASEDRHNGEKLSKTFATVTKWLTILSIFPFGILLLWGDPIIPWFLGPKWAPVPDYLKYLIPLFMVRFIVNPVTNSAIALGRQKAVMVWQFFLLFTVSVPSLLTLVIPMTFEQYLLAASLPMAGAYLIFYRFCQTIVRNAK
- a CDS encoding oligosaccharide repeat unit polymerase; amino-acid sequence: MIWKELIVVLGLAISLILFQKASATLNIGKINLISYTMYLFLLQTYIGAAMVYLGDRNHYTMKYITVSDSFDLMFYSVLLSAILFPLTIIALYQCFHIDIKQRYKSYLKKSVEVKHERLAFYVISAIGFLCCVLLLIYIIKIGYFPLLRLVRTPAGFEFGVERQRISQIIIINSYVKNLLLGLFLPLLSYIAFAYAVVLKKFWWWALTAVLVGSAIVSATINFEKSPVLFYLFVLLLILMYERGGISRRVVFGFGAAMALFIVFIYGRMGYSFTSGDSNFYNGPIGRTLFTQVGTLTMHFDLFPTIFPFLGGRSLSPTAMHLLGIEGGHVRSAKLVMDFYGSEKVYDGTGGVMNAFYIGEAYANFGFWGMVLSVVYMGLLLGLLFYVFTRLRKTPYQLALTAMLTSRLALATQGGFVDFLYNFQVYVLLFFLVAGHFAPWIWERLSPRAPAGLLKLMDQLDGKEKKVAGKS